From the Salvelinus fontinalis isolate EN_2023a chromosome 35, ASM2944872v1, whole genome shotgun sequence genome, one window contains:
- the mc1r gene encoding melanocyte-stimulating hormone receptor encodes MTDNTSQHNFIMHHHMELSTLTMYSENSTNNTSTREQNSTTCSLRIPQELFLTLGLISLVENILVVLAIIKNRNLHSPMYYFICCLAVSDMLVSVANVVETIVMLLTEHGLLVVTPEMLRHLDNVIDIMNCSSVVSSLSFLCTIAADRYITIFYALRYHSIMTTQRAVTIIAMVWLTSITASILFIVYHSHTAVIVCLVTFFCITLVFTAVLYMHMFILAHVHSRRIMAIYKSRRQGTSMKGAITLTILLGVFILCWGPFFLHLILILTCPTTPFCTCFFSYFNLFLILIICNSLIDPLIYAYRSQELRKTLKELLFCSCVTFRCDSILECLFPWKFT; translated from the coding sequence CAGGGAGCAGAACTCTACGACCTGCTCGCTCCGCATTCCACAAGAGCTGTTCCTGACGCTGGGCCTCATTAGTCTGGTGGAGAACATCCTAGTGGTGCTAGCCATCATCAAGAACCGCAATCTGCACTCGCCCATGTACTACTTCATATGCTGCCTGGCCGTCTCCGACATGCTGGTCAGCGTCGCCAACGTAGTGGAGACCATAGTTATGTTGCTCACCGAACACGGGCTGCTAGTGGTCACACCTGAAATGCTGCGGCACCTGGACAACGTCATCGACATCATGAACTGCAGCTCGGTGGTGTCGTCGCTGTCCTTCCTGTGCACCATCGCCGCGGATCGATACATCACCATCTTTTACGCGCTGCGTTACCACAGCATCATGACCACGCAGCGCGCCGTGACCATCATCGCGATGGTGTGGCTGACCAGCATCACTGCCAGCATACTTTTCATCGTCTACCACTCGCACACCGCCGTCATTGTATGCCTCGTCACCTTCTTCTGCATCACTCTTGTCTTCACCGCTGTGCTCTACATGCACATGTTTATCCTGGCACACGTGCACTCGCGGCGCATCATGGCCATCTACAAGTCTCGCCGCCAGGGCACGAGCATGAAGGGCGCCATCACGCTCACTATCCTGCTAGGGGTTTTCATCCTCTGCTGGGGACCCTTCTTCCTCCACCTTATTCTCATCCTCACCTGCCCCACGACCCCCTTCTGCACCTGCTTCTTCAGCTACTTcaacctcttcctcatcctcatcatcTGTAACTCGCTCATTGACCCGCTCATCTACGCCTATAGGAGCCAGGAGCTGCGCAAGACACTCAAGGAGCTGCTCTTCTGCTCCTGCGTCACCTTTCGATGCGATTCCATACTTGAGTGTCTATTTCCATGGAAGTTCACGTGA